The DNA region tcttCATGACAcaccgtacttgaaatttcatcgaaattctagaaattgtatctcagccatatcttgaatattttatttctggtGAAATGACCTAAAGACTCACCTGTTAAAACACCCTGCATACTTATTTTTAGATTTTCGCATTCTGTATATCCCGCTTACTAGCAATCACATTTATAAAGGATAAGTTTAGCAATTTTCATATATTTGATAGTGCAGTACCTCCAGCTTCTGAATTTCCCTTTCATTTTGAATCATCCCGTATTACCTTTCTTCCACTTTCGTGCGACTTTAACTGATTTCTCGACCTTACTTCAGTTTCGAAAGTATATTACTTTTCTGTATTACCATTCAGTACTGAAGGAAAGTGACTATTACTTATtatacggctaaagataggtgtgaacataaaaacttaagattagccggctaaacttaggtttagcttcgggtatttgctaatgttagtttcttctatctttagccggctaaacttgagtttttatgttcacacctatctttagccgtaacatataatAAGTAATAGTCAATAAGTGTAACCACAGCccaacggctaaaaatgtagaagctaatagaaaaaaagaaaagtaCTCGTATTGGCAAGACTTGAGGGGCAAATCTTCggcaattaaaaaaatgtaaataaatagttatataatcaaaatattaatgcaatgcattttttgtatgaatttcacatgagatgagaaattgagaatgaacatatacatATTATTTGATTCTACTGTGTCCCAACGCATTCTTGttagcgaatctaaaaatcttaaggcctgatgacaaaattctagacgaacatgctattttgagtgtgggGGAAAACTGTTAAGTTAAtggttatttttcatcttggttttattcataatttgtaAGGGAACTGAATGAGCAAAAGGAGAGAATGGGGAAAACTGTTAAGTAAAtggttatttttcatcttggttttattcataatttgtaAGGGAACTGATTGAgcaaaaggagagaatgaaaacaaaatacCGAAGGTCAAATTCTGGAGAAATAAAAGTAgcagtacccaatcttgtttgtagctaACTGTACTATTTGGCTTTACGATGACTGCAGTGACTGCATCCTCCGGGATgcttcatcaagggtggcgacaggccgtattttggaatccgtatgttcaatgacttggGAAGGACtatttaacaaaatcagctagaaaagtgttttcaactacatatttttatgttcatattttttttgttcttttttgctaAAGTATTGAGGTTGGAAAGAAGTTGCAACATATATAGAACCTACCATTTCTATTTTctagaaaatttttccataaactcaattattgtatggtagggaaaatatactccttgtttacagaaaaaataatCTATATCTACTATTAGATATagattattttttctgaaaaaataatcTATATCTACTATTATAGattattttttctgtaaacAAGAGTATATATGCCTAATATTTCATTACCTTGTGAGGTTATATTCTGGTTTTCCACAGGACAATTGACCATCAACGTTATGTGAATTGGTTTCAAAAAACTTTGGCTCGATTTTAAGTGCATCCTAATCTCCTGAACAGATGAGAATAACTCATCAGatgttaaattgaaaaccaaTGAGCTTTATGTCACAAAACCTCAATACAATAGCATTCGATGCTATTTCGCATATTTCAATcctaaaaattaaaacaaaaacgTGGCCGCGTACGTTCGTcttctcccatccgaccatcaAAAGCCCCTCCGAGTGTCCaccgaatacatttttagccgtttcgtTTTGAATAaggtgcacattagccggctaaagatgaaaatTGCCGGACGCAAATGAATACtgtatcgaactttagccggtcctcgaatataaacctaagtttagccggctaatttTAAGTTTATACTCATACacatctttagccgtaacatattaTATATGTATACGTAACatattatatatgttacggctaaagatagttATGAatataaacttaagattagccggctaaacttaggtttagcttcgggtatttgataatgttagtttcttctatctttagccggttaaacttaagtgtaaccgcATCcaatcggctaaaaatgtagaagctaatagaaaagaagaaaagtattggcaaggcttgaggggcgcaaattttcaGCAATTGAAAGAATTCAGAGAAATAGTAATATAATAATCAAACTATCAaagcaatgcattttttgtatgaaattcacatatttttaatagcagaaaagcattttATCCAGGAGTTAACAAATGGAGAATGAACATACATATATTTGTTCTGTGTCTCATCGTAATCTTAttagcgaatctaaaaatctaaacgcatGATAACGAAATTCGAGACGAACATGCTATTTTGAATGTGATGAATGATgtcgcgaacttcttcatcaaaataccgaAGGTCAAATTCTGGAGCAATATAAGTATCGGTTCCGAATCTTATTTGTAGCTAACCGGaatatttggctgataagctttacgatgactGCACTTGAATCCTCCGGGATGATTCATAAGGCTAGCCACAAGTCGTATTTTGTaatccgtatgttcaatgacttgggaagaaattctcaacaaaatcagctagaaaaagtgttttcaactattttcatgTTCATGGTTTTTTGTGCTTTTTTGCAAAAGTtttggttgaagaaattgcaACATTAGAAATTATCGTTATTATTTCGgagaaaatttttccataaacataattattgaatggtagggaaaatagtTTGTTCTTAGAAAAAAAACTCTCTATGTCTAATATcttatatttcatttccttgTGAGGTCATATTCTGGTTCTTCATAGGACAATTGTTATCCACGTTCCTTTTGTTCTGTGGAAAACTGTTTATCTAACTTCTGTATGTGAATTGATTTTAAATAACTTAGgctcgatttgaagagcatcaatctcctaaacagatgaacaTAACTCATTAAACAttaaattgaaaacccatgggcgttatgtaacaaAACCCCAATACCATAGCATTCGATactattttgcatatttcaattctaacaACAACTTGCTTTCATCTTCTGACATCCGACCATTCAAAAGACATCACCCCTCCGCGTGttcatcgaatacatttttagccgtttcgttttgggtaatgtgcacattagccggctaaagatgaaattccctgAGGCAGCTGAAtactttatcgaactttagccggtcctcgaatataaacctaagtttagccggctaatcttaagtttatgttcacacctatctttagccgtaacatatacatatGTACCAAAATAAACGTCATCCTCAATTTTATTTTACCCCACATTTCGCACGCATTAAATCTCTGCCATTGATGTACAGGGCATACAGTAAATCAGTGTTTCCTGTGGTAcaggcacagattacagagaatctgagggtacagggtaggcaaaattccacttcacagattacagagtggcaaaattcgatgggattgaatggcagctctgtaaccgcaTTGAACTATAAAAGaactcttttagagttcaacGGGATCAATAAGACTTTTATAATCATGAATGAATAGGATTTCAAAAGAAAATACAACTGTACTATAACACATAtattaatttattcaaaaaactCTCTCCTTTGCATTAAGGGTAACGTTTTCATTCTTATGAAACTATTCTCATTTCCTAATGGACTATACAATCTTTCACCTTCTTTTCCTAAAATGGATCTCAGACAAATATTTCTCAGTAATAATTTTGTATAATATTCCTTGCCCCCTTCAGCTAATTCAGGGGATTTTTCTTTTAATTCTTTATCAATTATTTGTTCATAATGCACCTGACTATAGTCTTTCACAAAGAAATAATTACCTAGTGTAAAACAAGTTACTAAAGAATACATAATTAACCGAACTACTAAAGGTTTAGCATATAAGTTATAAGTTGTGTTGATCGAACGTGAAAGGGCATAAGTAGCAAAGGAACAGGTTGTTGCAAAAAATGTATCGATCATCAGTTTTGGAGTTTCCctcattttaatttctctagcTATCGCGAAATTCTGAGCATTTTCTGAAATGATGAGTGATTTCAACAACTTTTTTCCAGCTTCCGTTTCCCAAGAGGCCAATTTTTCTCCACCTAACTGAAAAACATTATAAATTGTGAAAACATAAATTATTTAGAACATTATTTGATCAATATCTTAATAATTCTTTGGGAAAAATTTTAACAAGTCTGAGTAAAGGTTACTTCCACACTGACATGATGGTTGTATTTCGGAGAATTGGTGGGGTAGTTTTcgttcacaaattatttcatcccAATTTAATTCCTGTTTGGAATAATAACTTCAGTTAATAATAGgcaatatttgaatttcttcaaccgaataataaaaaattattaaatacgGTATTGTTACTATAATGCATAACACAAGGTTCATGAGTCAAAACTTTTgaaaatactccttctgacgaaaatgtagtattttttatgaaatatccttgaaacgtcacattttgaaataaccatttcaaccgtgtcccaaaaaaaaattatttcaagcacttaaaaatgaaaaatagaaatgggtatttgaaatttaaagcgtttcatttcgattgcaaagttggcaacatcgactgaaatatgactttataataaaggacaacaaatacattatcttgatgagatagacaaagatggatgtctatgaagtctgtgaCGAACGAggatcgtaaaattttatgggatttttatggccggttgaagttgaagctcgccagtaagtaggcgtctgtaaatcaacagctgttattttataaacaagctgatcggacattgttcttttcattgtctggtaggcgctgttgccaaatcgtaaactcggaac from Coccinella septempunctata chromosome 1, icCocSept1.1, whole genome shotgun sequence includes:
- the LOC123312417 gene encoding transmembrane protein 177 — protein: MTERFLNWCISRRGRKAASFMAAGLIGGVAFAHMAPHTILIEYYVDFLHHYRKGFAVPLSAETKEKFQKVLDILEVNPERRPFYQPFNIVGFHVGGIGSSFGKWGIRIGIPANFSYKTETDVDISRITLGGEKLASWETEAGKKLLKSLIISENAQNFAIAREIKMRETPKLMIDTFFATTCSFATYALSRSINTTYNLYAKPLVVRLIMYSLVTCFTLGNYFFVKDYSQVHYEQIIDKELKEKSPELAEGGKEYYTKLLLRNICLRSILGKEGERLYSPLGNENSFIRMKTLPLMQRREFFE